A segment of the Fimbriimonadaceae bacterium genome:
CAACCTGGCGAAACTGGGGTTTTACGACGACACCACCTTTCATCGCGTGGTGCCGGGCTTTATCATTCAGGGAGGCGACCCGTTGAGCAAGACGCCGGATCGGATGCTGCACGGCACCGGCGGCCCGGGCTACTTTCTCAATCCCGAAACCAACGACCGGCCCCATAAGCGCGGTGCGATCTCGATGGCGAAAATGCCCCGCGACGGCACGAGCACCCGCGACTTTAACGACAACGGCTCCCAGTTTTTCATCTCCCTGCAGGACAACAGCGGCCTCGATCGGCGCTATTCCATTTTCGGCGAGATCATCCGGGGCATCGAGGTCATCGACATGATCGCCAAGATGCCGCGCGACGAGCGCGACAATCCGCTGGAGCCGATTCGCATGAAGGTGACGGTGAAAGAGTAGCCGCAGCCAAGCGACTGTCAGCTCCTCCGGCGGCGTATTGCTGGAATTGGTTTCATCCCTTGTGACGAGCCCGTACCCCTTGCCAGGCCAGTCGCTGATACACACCGTCTGTTCTTGTTTAGTGTTCTTCCCCCTCGTTCTGTCCGGCTGCGACGGCCAACGCCAGCGCCTGATGACGGAGCAATACCCCTCCTATCCCGAAGGCGTGCGATGGGCGATTGATAAGGGGAACATCCTGCGCGGTATGACGGAAGATCAGGTGTACCTCGCGCTCGGCACACCGGTGTGCAAGAAGGATGTCGAGGATGAAGGGCGGACCGTCACGGTCTGGCTCTATCCACCGATCGGACGCAACGCCTGCATCACCAGCGCCTTTCGTGTCTACTTCGAACAGGGCGCCGTCACCACCTGGGATCGCTACACCACGCCGACGAGATATACCGATCCAGTCGGCGGCGTGCCGGCCTATTAGCAGGAGGGTGAAAAAGCCCCCCAGCTTTGTTCTCGCATCGCTTCGATCCTCAACGTACCGCAAGGGTACGCCTCGTCCCTTCGCTCGCTGCGGCCGCGCTGGGAGGACTTTTTGACCCTCCTGTTACTCCAAGCGGTGCTTCCCTGCTTGCGCGCCGACATAACCTTCACGCTTGACGCGCGGGGTGTATGACGATACGATGATCGATCAGTAATCGGTAGGGAGGTGCTGCAATGTCTATGACGACTATCTCGCCGAAGTTCCAAATCGTCATCCCTAAGGATGTGAGAGAAAAGCTTCGCCTGAGTCCTTCCCAGCGCTTGCAGGTCCTGGAAAAAGGCGGCGTGATTACCTTGGTGCCGGAAGTGCCACTCAAGTCGCTGAAGGGGGCACTCAAGGGTATGTCTAGGGCAGGCCTCCGGGAAAAGAAGGATCGCGTGTGAAGATCCTGTTGGATTCCAGCGGCTGGATCGAATTCTTTACAGGCGGACCACTCGCTGATCGCTATTCTGGATACTTTTCTTCGCGCTACGAAATCATTACGCCGACAATTGTGTTGTACGAGGTCTACAAAAAGATCAAGCGCGAGCGTGGTGAGGAGACTGCGATCCTCTTTTCCGGACGACTTCATGCAACCAACGTGGTTCAACTCACCGAATCGATTGCCTATGTAGCCGCGGATGTCAGCCTTCGGCACGGTCTGGCAATGGCTGATGCGATCGTCTATGCGACGGCATTGGACCAGAATGCGGATGTCGTGACGGGTGATGCGGATCTGAAGGATCTGCCTGGCGTGGTCTACGTGAAGTAGCCCTCCTCTGTCGCAGGTTGCCCAAAAGCCCCTTCACCAAGCCCGCAGGCGAGAGAAATCCGAAGGCGTAGCCTCGGGCTACATTGAGGATGGTTTCTAGGGGAGAACGAAGCTGGGGACCTGTTTGAGGAGGTTCCCTGCAGAACGGTCAAAACGACCGTTCACCTAGGCCGCAGCTAACGAAGGAGCGAGGCGTAGCCATGCGCTACGTTGAGCGATCTGAGAGACGCGAGAACGACAGTACGGTTTCCGTGCAGGCTGCTCAAAAAGCCGTCTGCCGAGGCCGCAGGTGAGACAAAACCGGAGGCGTAGCCCCTGGCTACGTTGAGGATGGTTTCGAGGGGAGAACGCCGGTGGCGGGATTTTTCAGCAACCGTTCTTTCGGACGAGCAAAACGACCGTCTGGCAAGGCCGCAGCGAGCGAAGAGCCGAGGCGTGCTGTTTAGTACGTTGAGGTTCTGAGGGAAGCGAGAACGAAGCTAGCGGTCGTTTTCATCGTCCGGACTAGAAGAAGGCCATGCTGGCATACGTCACGGTGGAATTATACTGATCCGTGATTCCGCGATCGTACCGCAGCACCTGCCCTGTCTCCGCCTGGATCAACCGCAGCATCGAGTAAATAGGCGAGAAACCAGAGATGCGGCGCTGGTCGTTTTCCTTCTGAATGAACTTCGCGAATTCTTCCGGGTCGCGGTTCTCGACATGTTTGAGCATTTCGAGATCGGTCTGCATGCAGCGATGGAAGGAGAAGTCCGTCGGCGGGGCCGAGTCGCCGTAGCGCATGCCGATGTGGGCCAGTTCCGCGCCGACGACGACGCAGTAGGACTTGCCCGTGGCGGCGAGCGCGTCTTTCAAGGCCTGAAGAAACGTCTCGACCTGCTCCCGGATCTGCGGATCGCGCAGACTGTCCGCCGAAAACGCCGTGAGAATCGGCACAATCGTAAACGCCTGGTCTTGGCCGAGAGTCTCTTGCAGGAACGGCAGCTGAAATTCCAATGCATGTTCATTGTGATGTGCCAATTCGTCGGTGAAGGCGGCGGGGATCTGTTCGCGCAGGCGGTCGGTGACCGCACGTTCGACGCTCACGAGCCCCAATGGTGTCTCAAAATCTTTGTCGGTCACCGCGACCGGGTGTTCCAATCCTGAGTGGGCAGTGCCGATCAGCACGTAGAGATCCGGCTTCTGGGCGTCCTGCAATTCCTTATAGGCCCAAGCATAGATCGGGCCGGCGTGTTTCATTTCGTAGGTGGGCGCGACGAGCGCCTTGATGAGTTGGCCCTTGTGCTCGGAGGCCTTGACCTCCGGCCCTTCTTTTGACACGAAGAAGCTGTTGATTTGGGCGCGCAATTTGGCTGGCTCGGCTTCATAACTGCGACCGGCAAATTGCGGCGAACGGGAGGGCGCCTGGCGATAGGCGGCCAATGCCTGCTGCTTGGCCTGCTCGGTGCGCGCGCCTTCCAGAAAGAGTTTGGTATCCAGATCGGCCAGTAACTGCTCGACCTTATTGGGCATGAGGAATTCGCCGAAGCGCTTGAGATAAATCGCGCCGATGTCCTGGACGCTATGTTCCCCGTCGAGGTGCTGCACGATGAAGAAATAATTCAGCGGCAGGACCAGGCGTTCTTTGCTCAAGCCGGTGGGGTCCCAGAGCACGATGAACTGCTCCTCCCCTTCCTTGATCGGCGAAAATTGTAGGTTACGCAGCAGCGGATACTGCTTGGGATCTTTGGCGGTCATGGTCGGTGTGGATTCCATAGTGAGGCGCATTGTAGCGGAG
Coding sequences within it:
- a CDS encoding peptidylprolyl isomerase — encoded protein: MTMQFQKKDPRATISTPFGDIRIRFYPDDAPRHVENFINLAKLGFYDDTTFHRVVPGFIIQGGDPLSKTPDRMLHGTGGPGYFLNPETNDRPHKRGAISMAKMPRDGTSTRDFNDNGSQFFISLQDNSGLDRRYSIFGEIIRGIEVIDMIAKMPRDERDNPLEPIRMKVTVKE
- a CDS encoding AbrB/MazE/SpoVT family DNA-binding domain-containing protein → MSMTTISPKFQIVIPKDVREKLRLSPSQRLQVLEKGGVITLVPEVPLKSLKGALKGMSRAGLREKKDRV
- a CDS encoding type II toxin-antitoxin system VapC family toxin produces the protein MKILLDSSGWIEFFTGGPLADRYSGYFSSRYEIITPTIVLYEVYKKIKRERGEETAILFSGRLHATNVVQLTESIAYVAADVSLRHGLAMADAIVYATALDQNADVVTGDADLKDLPGVVYVK
- the amrB gene encoding AmmeMemoRadiSam system protein B, which gives rise to MESTPTMTAKDPKQYPLLRNLQFSPIKEGEEQFIVLWDPTGLSKERLVLPLNYFFIVQHLDGEHSVQDIGAIYLKRFGEFLMPNKVEQLLADLDTKLFLEGARTEQAKQQALAAYRQAPSRSPQFAGRSYEAEPAKLRAQINSFFVSKEGPEVKASEHKGQLIKALVAPTYEMKHAGPIYAWAYKELQDAQKPDLYVLIGTAHSGLEHPVAVTDKDFETPLGLVSVERAVTDRLREQIPAAFTDELAHHNEHALEFQLPFLQETLGQDQAFTIVPILTAFSADSLRDPQIREQVETFLQALKDALAATGKSYCVVVGAELAHIGMRYGDSAPPTDFSFHRCMQTDLEMLKHVENRDPEEFAKFIQKENDQRRISGFSPIYSMLRLIQAETGQVLRYDRGITDQYNSTVTYASMAFF